Proteins encoded by one window of Primulina huaijiensis isolate GDHJ02 chromosome 1, ASM1229523v2, whole genome shotgun sequence:
- the LOC140979946 gene encoding aureusidin synthase-like has protein sequence MASITPHSATTLSTAKVHGGSSSSSSSSSTTTFSYAIPFTKSTQCSPVRKFKHGNKISCRSKDNDKESSSPAKFDRRDVLLGLGGLYGATALTASPLAFSAPVPGPDITKCGPADLPAGAAPTNCCPPLTEKIIDFQLPPPPKTLRVRPAAHLADEAYIAKFNKAVEIMRALPEDDPRSFKQQANVHCAYCDGAYDQAGFPNLELQVHNSWLFFPFHRYYLYFFERILGKLIDDPTFVMPYWNWDAPEGMTIPAMYTNPNSALFDSLRDKRHQPPTVVDLNFSGSGSPINPNQQTSTNLTIMYRQMVSNSKTPQLFFGSSYTAGEEPNPGSGSIENIPHGPVHTWTGDSTQPNFEDMGNFYSAGRDPIFFAHHSNIDRLWSIWKTLGGRRRDITDPDYLDASFLFYDENAQMVRVKVRDCLDHTKLGYVYQDLEIPWLESRPKPRVSSALRKLKKLVKAKAADAPGPKEVFPAKLDKVLKVMVKRPKKRRSRKDKEEQEEILVIKGIELDRDVYAKFDVYINDEDDVVTTADNTEFAGSFVNVPHKHKHSKKIRTQLKLSITEILEDLDADDDEHVLVTLVPTSAGESVTIHDVKIEFD, from the coding sequence ATGGCATCCATCACTCCACATTCTGCCACCACCCTTTCTACCGCCAAGGTTCACGGTggctcctcctcctcctcctcctcctcctccaccaccacttTCTCCTATGCTATTCCCTTCACAAAATCAACACAATGTTCCCCTGTCCGAAAATTCAAACACGGGAATAAAATTTCCTGCAGATCCAAAGACAATGACAAAGAATCTTCATCACCTGCCAAGTTTGATAGGCGGGACGTGCTGCTAGGATTAGGAGGACTGTACGGGGCTACAGCTCTCACCGCCTCTCCGCTGGCCTTCTCTGCTCCTGTCCCTGGCCCAGACATTACAAAATGTGGCCCCGCGGACCTCCCAGCCGGCGCAGCCCCCACAAACTGTTGCCCCCCACTCACTGAAAAAATAATCGATTTCCAGCTCCCTCCACCACCAAAAACCTTGCGTGTCCGCCCAGCCGCCCATCTAGCCGATGAAGCATACATAGCTAAATTCAACAAAGCTGTGGAGATCATGAGAGCCCTCCCGGAAGATGATCCGCGCAGCTTCAAGCAGCAAGCTAACGTCCACTGTGCTTACTGCGACGGCGCGTATGATCAAGCTGGATTTCCCAATCTGGAGCTTCAAGTTCACAACTCGTGGCTGTTCTTTCCATTCCATAGATACTACCTCTATTTCTTTGAAAGAATCTTAGGAAAATTGATTGACGATCCCACTTTTGTAATGCCATATTGGAACTGGGATGCTCCCGAAGGAATGACTATCCCTGCCATGTACACGAATCCGAATTCTGCACTATTCGACAGTTTACGCGACAAACGTCACCAACCTCCAACTGTAGTTGATCTCAACTTTAGTGGGTCGGGTTCCCCTATCAATCCTAATCAGCAAACTTCAACGAACCTGACAATCATGTACAGGCAAATGGTCTCAAACTCAAAAACACCGCAGCTTTTCTTCGGCAGCAGTTATACAGCTGGTGAGGAGCCGAATCCAGGAAGCGGGTCGATCGAAAATATCCCCCACGGCCCGGTTCATACATGGACCGGTGATTCGACGCAACCGAATTTCGAGGACATGGGAAACTTCTACTCCGCTGGTCGGGACCCTATTTTCTTCGCTCATCATTCGAATATCGACAGGTTGTGGAGTATATGGAAAACTTTAGGAGGGAGGCGCCGGGATATAACAGACCCTGATTATCTTGACGCCTCGTTTTTGTTTTACGACGAAAACGCGCAAATGGTTCGGGTCAAGGTCCGGGACTGTTTGGATCATACGAAGCTTGGGTACGTTTATCAGGACCTGGAGATTCCATGGCTGGAATCCCGGCCAAAACCTAGGGTCTCTTCTGCTTTAAGGAAACTGAAGAAACTTGTTAAAGCAAAGGCTGCAGATGCCCCCGGCCCGAAAGAAGTGTTCCCCGCAAAGCTTGACAAAGTTTTGAAAGTTATGGTGAAAAGGCCGAAGAAAAGAAGAAGCAGAAAAGACAAGGAAGAGCAGGAAGAGATTCTTGTCATAAAAGGGATCGAATTGGACAGAGATGTTTATGCCAAATTCGATGTTTATATCAATGACGAAGATGATGTAGTGACCACGGCCGATAATACAGAATTTGCTGGAAGTTTTGTGAATGTTCCGCATAAACATAAGCACTCGAAAAAGATTAGGACACAACTAAAGTTGTCAATTACCGAAATCTTGGAGGATTTAGATGCGGACGACGATGAACATGTTCTGGTGACTTTGGTGCCGACGAGTGCCGGTGAATCTGTGACGATTCATGATGTGAAGATCGAATTCGATTAG
- the LOC140986550 gene encoding uncharacterized protein, producing MGLSTKQVCDDHQDEDWDQNNLLQSGMVELPKPPTIRQQIQPRSESLKCPRCSSTNTKFCYFNNYNKSQPRHFCKSCKRHWTKGGTLRNVPVGGVRKNKRPKISNTSTTTTSDPSAQSCRKVPPVINIIDQKFTYNTLYHSLILPLSPLSYNSTNDINTKLLVGRNGTDNTRGLNVSEPHNLNTEFTFSSLNTFEMNSSLIMNPTSYQSLNASDQYYPSSFESMEEPTITTVNIPSTSSTPWPGPDTRTTGIEDFPNYWSYIWKNEIEQSTSSDINIVWDIDEI from the coding sequence ATGGGATTGAGTACTAAACAGGTTTGCGACGATCATCAAGACGAAGACTGGGATCAGAATAATTTGCTACAGTCAGGCATGGTGGAGCTACCAAAACCACCGACAATACGGCAGCAGATTCAGCCACGATCAGAATCCTTGAAGTGTCCGAGGTGTAGTTCAACAAACACTAAGTTTTGTTACTTCAACAACTATAACAAATCTCAGCCTCGCCATTTTTGCAAATCTTGCAAAAGGCATTGGACCAAAGGTGGCACTCTTCGTAACGTTCCAGTTGGTGGTGTCCGGAAAAACAAGCGGCCCAAGATTTCAAACACCTCCACCACCACTACTTCCGACCCAAGTGCGCAAAGTTGCAGAAAAGTTCCTCCAGTTATCAATATCATTGACCAGAAATTCACGTATAATACTCTCTACCATTCCTTGATCCTCCCCTTGTCTCCCTTATCctataattcaacaaatgacATCAACACGAAGCTTTTAGTGGGAAGAAATGGGACAGACAATACAAGAGGTTTGAATGTCTCGGAGCCTCATAATCTGAACACCGAATTTACATTCTCGAGTTTGAATACATTCGAAATGAATTCTTCTTTGATTATGAATCCTACTTCCTATCAGTCGTTAAATGCTTCTGATCAGTACTATCCCAGTAGTTTTGAATCCATGGAAGAACCAACCATTACCACAGTAAATATTCCATCCACTAGCAGTACCCCATGGCCTGGCCCGGATACCAGAACTACTGGTATAGAAGACTTTCCAAACTATTGGAGTTATATTTGGAAAAATGAGATTGAGCAGTCAACTTCATCTGATATCAATATAGTATGGGACATTGATGAGATATAG
- the LOC140979962 gene encoding uncharacterized protein: MASTLVLVVVFVLDLIAFALAVAAEQRRSSAKIETSANSKYCVYDSDIATGLGVGSLLLLMASQVLIMAVSRCLCCGRALRPSRSRARAIAFFITCWVTFFIAEVCLLAGSVRNAYHTKYRTLLSDNPLSCETLRKGVFGAGAAFIIFTGIFSELYYVSYSKANDGFLPQSGDAGIRMGSI, from the exons ATGGCTTCGACGTTGGTGTTGGTGGTAGTTTTTGTTCTTGATTTGATTGCTTTTGCACTTGCTGTTGCCGCTGAGCAACGCAGGTCTTCT GCCAAGATTGAAACAAGTGCAAATTCTAAATATTGTGTCTATGATTCGGACATAGCAACTGGTTTGGGTGTGGGATCACTTTTGCTCCTAATGGCTAGTCAGGTACTGATCATGGCCGTAAGTAGATGCTTGTGTTGTGGGAGAGCTCTTCGTCCGAGTCGTTCAAGGGCACGGGCAATCGCCTTTTTCATCACCTGCTg GGTGACATTTTTCATTGCCGAGGTGTGTTTGTTAGCTGGCTCGGTAAGAAATGCATACCATACTAAGTACCGGACCTTGTTGTCTGATAATCCTCTATCGTGTGAAACCTTGAGAAAGGGAGTCTTTGGAGCAGGAGCAGCGTTCATCATCTTTACTGGCATATTCTCTGAGCTGTATTATGTGAGCTATTCTAAAGCTAATGATGGATTCCTGCCTCAAAGTGGGGATGCTGGCATAAGGATGGGATCCATATAG